From a region of the Salarias fasciatus chromosome 6, fSalaFa1.1, whole genome shotgun sequence genome:
- the vps37a gene encoding vacuolar protein sorting-associated protein 37A isoform X1, whose product MNWLFPLSKGSGSLPPLNSLQQQRQRQIESLKSAHPSLAEIQKDVEYRIPFTVNNSTISVNILLPPQFPQEKPVVSVYPPVGHHLVDSNNGTMITSPLISNFGMHSDLGKVIQSLLDEFWKSPPALMSAGPAGFSYSMYKPSGMAPYPAQSFHYGARHVGPSQTPPPGPGPAPTPMPHPGADGAHGPPRAPAPYGLISDLPLPVPTVDSQAGLNGHMYKMPEIPESFPELSDMSRSVTQLSDMSENEDVLLEFFVSLPQLKQVTTDKEELVTNIVDMAKKNLQMEPQLEGKRQEMLYKYEQLTQMKQAFETKMQRQHELSESCSLSTLQARLKVAAHQAEEESEETAENFLEGRTDIDEFLTSFMEKRTLCHSRRAKEEKLQQSINTHGQFPTSH is encoded by the exons ATGAACTGGCTCTTCCCCCTGTCCAAAGGCTCCGGATCTCTCCCCCCTCTCAACAGCCTACAGCAACAAAGACAGCGGCAGATCGAGTCGCTCAAGTCCGCTCACCCCAg TCTTGCAGAAATCCAGAAAGATGTGGAGTACAGAATACCGTTCACAGTCAACAACTCCACCATCAGTGTTAACAT TCTGCTGCCTCCTCAGTTCCCCCAGGAGAAGCCCGTGGTTAGCGTCTACCCTCCTGTGGGTCATCATCTAGTTGACAGCAATAATGGCACCATGATCACCAGCCCCCTCATCAGTAAT TTTGGGATGCATTCAGATCTGGGGAAAGTTATTCAGAGTCTGCTGGACGAGTTCTGGAAAAGTCCTCCTGCCTTGATGTCTGCTGGGCCCGCTGGGTTTTCATA CAGTATGTACAAGCCATCCGGCATGGCTCCATATCCCGCTCAGTCCTTCCACTACGGCGCACGCCATGTGGGTCCCAGTCAGACGCCGCCTCCTGGCCCGGGCCCAGCTCCCACGCCCATGCCTCACCCGGGGGCCGACGGCGCCCACGGACCCCCTCGAGCCCCGGCACCTTACGGactcatctctgacctgccgcTGCCTGTACCCACCGTGGACTCCCAG GCTGGACTGAATGGACACATGTACAAGATGCCTGAGATCCCCGAGTCTTTTCCTGAACTCTCTGACATGA GCCGCAGCGTCACCCAGCTGTCAGACATGTCTGAAAACGAGGACGTCTTACTGGAGTTCTTTGTGAGTTTGCCTCAACTCAAACAGGTCACCACTGACAAAGAAGAGCTGGTCACCAATATCGTGGACATGGCGA AGAAAAACCTTCAGATGGAGCCCCAGCTGGAAGGCAAAAGACAAGAGATGCTCTATAAA TACGAACAGCTGACTCAGATGAAGCAGGCTTTTGAGACAAAGATGCAGAGACAGCATGAGCTCAGTGAG agctgcagcctgagcaCTCTACAGGCTCGGTTAAAAGTCGCAGCCcaccaggcagaggaggagtcagaggagacgGCGGAAAACTTCCTGGAAGGACGCACCGACATCGACGAGTTCCTGACCAGCTTCATGGAAAAGAGAACG ctctgccacAGCAGACGGGCCAAAGAGGAGAAGTTGCAACAGTCCATCAACACACACGGACAGTTTCCCACCAGTCATTAG
- the vps37a gene encoding vacuolar protein sorting-associated protein 37A isoform X3 has translation MNWLFPLSKGSGSLPPLNSLQQQRQRQIESLKSAHPSLAEIQKDVEYRIPFTVNNSTISVNILLPPQFPQEKPVVSVYPPVGHHLVDSNNGTMITSPLISNFGMHSDLGKVIQSLLDEFWKSPPALMSAGPAGFSYSMYKPSGMAPYPAQSFHYGARHVGPSQTPPPGPGPAPTPMPHPGADGAHGPPRAPAPYGLISDLPLPVPTVDSQAGLNGHMYKMPEIPESFPELSDMNVTQLSDMSENEDVLLEFFVSLPQLKQVTTDKEELVTNIVDMAKKNLQMEPQLEGKRQEMLYKYEQLTQMKQAFETKMQRQHELSESCSLSTLQARLKVAAHQAEEESEETAENFLEGRTDIDEFLTSFMEKRTLCHSRRAKEEKLQQSINTHGQFPTSH, from the exons ATGAACTGGCTCTTCCCCCTGTCCAAAGGCTCCGGATCTCTCCCCCCTCTCAACAGCCTACAGCAACAAAGACAGCGGCAGATCGAGTCGCTCAAGTCCGCTCACCCCAg TCTTGCAGAAATCCAGAAAGATGTGGAGTACAGAATACCGTTCACAGTCAACAACTCCACCATCAGTGTTAACAT TCTGCTGCCTCCTCAGTTCCCCCAGGAGAAGCCCGTGGTTAGCGTCTACCCTCCTGTGGGTCATCATCTAGTTGACAGCAATAATGGCACCATGATCACCAGCCCCCTCATCAGTAAT TTTGGGATGCATTCAGATCTGGGGAAAGTTATTCAGAGTCTGCTGGACGAGTTCTGGAAAAGTCCTCCTGCCTTGATGTCTGCTGGGCCCGCTGGGTTTTCATA CAGTATGTACAAGCCATCCGGCATGGCTCCATATCCCGCTCAGTCCTTCCACTACGGCGCACGCCATGTGGGTCCCAGTCAGACGCCGCCTCCTGGCCCGGGCCCAGCTCCCACGCCCATGCCTCACCCGGGGGCCGACGGCGCCCACGGACCCCCTCGAGCCCCGGCACCTTACGGactcatctctgacctgccgcTGCCTGTACCCACCGTGGACTCCCAG GCTGGACTGAATGGACACATGTACAAGATGCCTGAGATCCCCGAGTCTTTTCCTGAACTCTCTGACATGAA CGTCACCCAGCTGTCAGACATGTCTGAAAACGAGGACGTCTTACTGGAGTTCTTTGTGAGTTTGCCTCAACTCAAACAGGTCACCACTGACAAAGAAGAGCTGGTCACCAATATCGTGGACATGGCGA AGAAAAACCTTCAGATGGAGCCCCAGCTGGAAGGCAAAAGACAAGAGATGCTCTATAAA TACGAACAGCTGACTCAGATGAAGCAGGCTTTTGAGACAAAGATGCAGAGACAGCATGAGCTCAGTGAG agctgcagcctgagcaCTCTACAGGCTCGGTTAAAAGTCGCAGCCcaccaggcagaggaggagtcagaggagacgGCGGAAAACTTCCTGGAAGGACGCACCGACATCGACGAGTTCCTGACCAGCTTCATGGAAAAGAGAACG ctctgccacAGCAGACGGGCCAAAGAGGAGAAGTTGCAACAGTCCATCAACACACACGGACAGTTTCCCACCAGTCATTAG
- the vps37a gene encoding vacuolar protein sorting-associated protein 37A isoform X2 — MNWLFPLSKGSGSLPPLNSLQQQRQRQIESLKSAHPSLAEIQKDVEYRIPFTVNNSTISVNILLPPQFPQEKPVVSVYPPVGHHLVDSNNGTMITSPLISNFGMHSDLGKVIQSLLDEFWKSPPALMSAGPAGFSYMYKPSGMAPYPAQSFHYGARHVGPSQTPPPGPGPAPTPMPHPGADGAHGPPRAPAPYGLISDLPLPVPTVDSQAGLNGHMYKMPEIPESFPELSDMSRSVTQLSDMSENEDVLLEFFVSLPQLKQVTTDKEELVTNIVDMAKKNLQMEPQLEGKRQEMLYKYEQLTQMKQAFETKMQRQHELSESCSLSTLQARLKVAAHQAEEESEETAENFLEGRTDIDEFLTSFMEKRTLCHSRRAKEEKLQQSINTHGQFPTSH; from the exons ATGAACTGGCTCTTCCCCCTGTCCAAAGGCTCCGGATCTCTCCCCCCTCTCAACAGCCTACAGCAACAAAGACAGCGGCAGATCGAGTCGCTCAAGTCCGCTCACCCCAg TCTTGCAGAAATCCAGAAAGATGTGGAGTACAGAATACCGTTCACAGTCAACAACTCCACCATCAGTGTTAACAT TCTGCTGCCTCCTCAGTTCCCCCAGGAGAAGCCCGTGGTTAGCGTCTACCCTCCTGTGGGTCATCATCTAGTTGACAGCAATAATGGCACCATGATCACCAGCCCCCTCATCAGTAAT TTTGGGATGCATTCAGATCTGGGGAAAGTTATTCAGAGTCTGCTGGACGAGTTCTGGAAAAGTCCTCCTGCCTTGATGTCTGCTGGGCCCGCTGGGTTTTCATA TATGTACAAGCCATCCGGCATGGCTCCATATCCCGCTCAGTCCTTCCACTACGGCGCACGCCATGTGGGTCCCAGTCAGACGCCGCCTCCTGGCCCGGGCCCAGCTCCCACGCCCATGCCTCACCCGGGGGCCGACGGCGCCCACGGACCCCCTCGAGCCCCGGCACCTTACGGactcatctctgacctgccgcTGCCTGTACCCACCGTGGACTCCCAG GCTGGACTGAATGGACACATGTACAAGATGCCTGAGATCCCCGAGTCTTTTCCTGAACTCTCTGACATGA GCCGCAGCGTCACCCAGCTGTCAGACATGTCTGAAAACGAGGACGTCTTACTGGAGTTCTTTGTGAGTTTGCCTCAACTCAAACAGGTCACCACTGACAAAGAAGAGCTGGTCACCAATATCGTGGACATGGCGA AGAAAAACCTTCAGATGGAGCCCCAGCTGGAAGGCAAAAGACAAGAGATGCTCTATAAA TACGAACAGCTGACTCAGATGAAGCAGGCTTTTGAGACAAAGATGCAGAGACAGCATGAGCTCAGTGAG agctgcagcctgagcaCTCTACAGGCTCGGTTAAAAGTCGCAGCCcaccaggcagaggaggagtcagaggagacgGCGGAAAACTTCCTGGAAGGACGCACCGACATCGACGAGTTCCTGACCAGCTTCATGGAAAAGAGAACG ctctgccacAGCAGACGGGCCAAAGAGGAGAAGTTGCAACAGTCCATCAACACACACGGACAGTTTCCCACCAGTCATTAG
- the vps37a gene encoding vacuolar protein sorting-associated protein 37A isoform X4: MNWLFPLSKGSGSLPPLNSLQQQRQRQIESLKSAHPSLAEIQKDVEYRIPFTVNNSTISVNILLPPQFPQEKPVVSVYPPVGHHLVDSNNGTMITSPLISNFGMHSDLGKVIQSLLDEFWKSPPALMSAGPAGFSYMYKPSGMAPYPAQSFHYGARHVGPSQTPPPGPGPAPTPMPHPGADGAHGPPRAPAPYGLISDLPLPVPTVDSQAGLNGHMYKMPEIPESFPELSDMNVTQLSDMSENEDVLLEFFVSLPQLKQVTTDKEELVTNIVDMAKKNLQMEPQLEGKRQEMLYKYEQLTQMKQAFETKMQRQHELSESCSLSTLQARLKVAAHQAEEESEETAENFLEGRTDIDEFLTSFMEKRTLCHSRRAKEEKLQQSINTHGQFPTSH; encoded by the exons ATGAACTGGCTCTTCCCCCTGTCCAAAGGCTCCGGATCTCTCCCCCCTCTCAACAGCCTACAGCAACAAAGACAGCGGCAGATCGAGTCGCTCAAGTCCGCTCACCCCAg TCTTGCAGAAATCCAGAAAGATGTGGAGTACAGAATACCGTTCACAGTCAACAACTCCACCATCAGTGTTAACAT TCTGCTGCCTCCTCAGTTCCCCCAGGAGAAGCCCGTGGTTAGCGTCTACCCTCCTGTGGGTCATCATCTAGTTGACAGCAATAATGGCACCATGATCACCAGCCCCCTCATCAGTAAT TTTGGGATGCATTCAGATCTGGGGAAAGTTATTCAGAGTCTGCTGGACGAGTTCTGGAAAAGTCCTCCTGCCTTGATGTCTGCTGGGCCCGCTGGGTTTTCATA TATGTACAAGCCATCCGGCATGGCTCCATATCCCGCTCAGTCCTTCCACTACGGCGCACGCCATGTGGGTCCCAGTCAGACGCCGCCTCCTGGCCCGGGCCCAGCTCCCACGCCCATGCCTCACCCGGGGGCCGACGGCGCCCACGGACCCCCTCGAGCCCCGGCACCTTACGGactcatctctgacctgccgcTGCCTGTACCCACCGTGGACTCCCAG GCTGGACTGAATGGACACATGTACAAGATGCCTGAGATCCCCGAGTCTTTTCCTGAACTCTCTGACATGAA CGTCACCCAGCTGTCAGACATGTCTGAAAACGAGGACGTCTTACTGGAGTTCTTTGTGAGTTTGCCTCAACTCAAACAGGTCACCACTGACAAAGAAGAGCTGGTCACCAATATCGTGGACATGGCGA AGAAAAACCTTCAGATGGAGCCCCAGCTGGAAGGCAAAAGACAAGAGATGCTCTATAAA TACGAACAGCTGACTCAGATGAAGCAGGCTTTTGAGACAAAGATGCAGAGACAGCATGAGCTCAGTGAG agctgcagcctgagcaCTCTACAGGCTCGGTTAAAAGTCGCAGCCcaccaggcagaggaggagtcagaggagacgGCGGAAAACTTCCTGGAAGGACGCACCGACATCGACGAGTTCCTGACCAGCTTCATGGAAAAGAGAACG ctctgccacAGCAGACGGGCCAAAGAGGAGAAGTTGCAACAGTCCATCAACACACACGGACAGTTTCCCACCAGTCATTAG
- the LOC115389804 gene encoding trace amine-associated receptor 13c-like — MDGPAGPELCYPQLANASCSGLMRPRSEAVLLYALLSCVTVLTVLLNLVVVVSISHFRRLRSPTNVLLLSLAVSDLLVGLLVMPVETLRFIETCWLLGDLMCALSYIVGFTLTSASVGNMVLISIDRYVAICYPLQYPSKITSGRAAAGVCLCWACSLLYNGLILKDHLRQPDRYNTCYGECLVVITYVSGTVDLVFTFIGPCSVIILLYMRVFVVAASQARSMHLQIAGTAQTVRVTAKKSEKKAAKTLGIVIFVFLMTFFPYYYPSLAGQDISNSSSSWTVVSWLLYFNSCLNPLIYAFFYPWFRKATWLIVTLKIREQNSCQANIL, encoded by the coding sequence ATGGACGGCCCGGCCGGCCCCGAGCTCTGCTACCCGCAGCTCGCCAATGCCTCCTGCAGCGGCCTGATGCGCCCGCGCTCCGAGGCCGTCCTCCTCTACGCGCTGCTCTCCTGCGTCACCGTGCTCACCGTCCTCCTCAACCTCGTGGTCGTAGTCTCCATCTCCCACTTCCGGCGGCTCCGCAGCCCCACCAACGTGCTCCTGCTGTCGCTGGCCGTCTCCGACCTGCTGGTGGGGCTGCTGGTGATGCCGGTGGAGACGCTGCGCTTCATAGAGacctgctggctgctgggagACCTCATGTGCGCTCTGTCCTACATCGTCGGCTTCACGCTCACGTCGGCCTCCGTGGGAAACATGGTGCTGATATCCATCGATCGCTACGTCGCCATTTGCTACCCTCTGCAGTACCCCTCCAAAATCACCagcggcagagcggcggcgggtgtgtgtctgtgctgggCCTGCTCCCTGCTCTACAACGGGCTGATCCTGAAGGACCATCTCCGGCAGCCGGACAGGTACAACACCTGCTACGGGGAGTGCCTGGTGGTGATCACCTACGTCTCCGGAACCGTCGACCTGGTGTTCACCTTCATCGGGCCCTGCTCCGTCATCATCCTGCTCTACATGAGGGTTTTCGTCGTGGCCGCGTCTCAGGCCCGCTCCATGCACCTGCAGATCGCTGGCACAGCCCAGACAGTGAGGGTGACTGCAAAGAAGTCTGAGAAGAAAGCAGCCAAGACTCTAGGCATTGTCatatttgtgtttctgatgaCTTTCTTTCCGTATTACTATCCCTCTCTTGCAGGACAGGACATCTCAAACAGCAGCTCGTCCTGGACCGTCGTGTCCTGGCTGCTGTACTTTAATTCCTGCTTGAACCCTCTGATATATGCTTTCTTCTACCCGTGGTTCAGAAAAGCCACGTGGCTCATCGTCACCCTGAAGATACGAGAGCAGAACTCCTGTCAGGCAAACATACTTTGA